The window ccaccgccttggtgctctcggcgcggcgtggtcaacgatcgacttccatcggaagagtactgtacgtggagaggctgacagctgggtccacggcagccgcaaggaagtgcctccttattacgcgcaaaataattattcctgcacctgacagcgggacccaccggacgggccaccgtatttcacgaaaaaaaacgtttccccctgactgctgagacccaccagctacatcttcgcacgcaagaaagtgcgtccgggcaaaagaaaaacgattcgcccccctgactgctgggacccgccagctatatcttcgcacgcaaggaagtgcctgacagtcgggacccacctggtcgaagcgtacgtagcgttgtcattctggtcacgaacgtgtacgtacatactggtcgatgtagagcgcgcacgtgtcgtagtagaggcgcgtatgtagcatgtacacgtacgtacagcggccagtgtgcgagaaagaaaatacggccacgtacgtacatacgggcggggtctcaaacgcctactcgcgcatacgtacagccaggcctcgtgtacatggctgggtcgaaacggagaaatagcgtcgtcgtcgtgttcatggggagccaaccggctgcgtcggaacggaatgcgtcgtcgtgttcatagggagggcttggacggaacagccgatggaaacaaggcctggcgtaccgcagaacggaggaaacggccttgtgtttaaccggccatggtcgaaacgggatcctgttcatcgggaggggtctggcgtaccgcaaaacggaggaaacggacctcctacggtcgaaaccggggtcctgttcatcgggaggggtgtggcgtaccgcaaaacggaggaaacagacttgtgttggagcgctacggtcgaaacggaggtcctgttcatcgggaggggtgtggcgtaccgcaaaatgggactccacgggatactgttcatctccaccgtcgaccccctccagcctccatgggctactgttcatccaccatcgacctcctccagcctccacctgcgactgttcatccacgggctcctgttcatccagcctccaccgcggggtcctgttcatccactcccaccgggaactgttcgtccaaaccccccagcaacgctcactgttcatccagaggcagcatcgatcggcttcagttagcagcactagcgaaggaatcgctcgatcgggttcagttaacagccatcgatcgatcgctcgggttcagtaacgcgtagcctgtagtgcaatcgctcgggctcagtaggcgaacgcctcactcgggttcagttagagcgcaacacctcgcacacacgcacgtacgtgtacgagagaaacgcgcatcgctcggcccccgaccacccaccgtaatcgggaactcctcgatattttcctcgccctcgcttctaccacggtttttcccgtcatggacgacccaaagaatgtcatgcagctgcgtctccggcccacccaggatgaaaagcccattttctgtcatgatttttgtcatagaagtaggagcccaccacatctatgatgataccgggttttgtcataattatcgtcatagaagtgtcataagtatgacagaaaaaaaatttgtttggcccaaaatgtcagggatgtgtcttttttttgtagtgagagcaGGCCCCATGTCGATGTCATCCGCGTTGTCGCTGGTGGCCCCGCGCCCTCCATGAAGCTCAGTGGCTTGTCCAGCTTGGCCGCTGCTGCCGCATCGACAGCGGCGACCCTTGGGTCCACGCGTGGTGGTGGAGGCAACTCCTTGTCTTCACCATCGAAGAAGGCCACCACCTGGTCCGCCTCCAGGGTGACGGTCGATTCCCCGGGCAGGGGTTGTGATGGGGCCAGCAGGGGGTTTGCCGACGCCACCACCACCCCTGAAGTCGAACCATGCATGCGTTCCTTGCTCCTGCTAGTGCTCTTGTCGTGGTTCTTGGCGTCATGGTCGATGCTGTTGCGCTGCCCGCGGTGGGCCTCCTAGTGGTGGTGTGAACTGGGCGTCTAGCTACGGTGTCGCTCCGTCGAAGAGGCCGTCGCGGCTGGTTCCTTGCCGCGGCCTCACCCGAGCAAGGTGTACTTCCGTGATCTCCTCTGGCCGCCATTGTCATCGCTGTCGTGGCCCCGCTTGGGCCAGCCGAAGGCATGCCCTGGCATCCCATGGATGCCACATGCACAGGGAGCGCGCGCGCGGCCCCTGGCCGTGCTGCTGCCTGTCGTCCTCCACCCCAGGCACCCAACCACCGGCCGAGGGGAGGCATGGGTACGGGCGGTCATCATCGTTCAAGGAGGGGAGTCAGCTTTGCTCGGAGTGGGAGGAGCGCGGGGACAGGGCGACCAGTCTTCAACGCGATCGATGTGCACCAGGACGTCCCACCGGAGCAGCGACAGCGGCGGTGCCACGGCGCGGCTTGGTGGCAAGAAGTCGTGCATCTCCTCCATGCGCCCCGCTCCCTTGGCATGCTTCCACAACGTCCTCTTGGCGGGGATCTGCGGCAGCTCCCACACCCACACCCAAAAGGTGAACAACTTCGTGTCCGAGCGCTCGAAAGGCGGCCGTCGAGGCGGTCGATGATGACCTTGTCTCCGAGCGCGTCCTTTGTGCCCTCCAGTGTCTAGAGCTACATGGGCAGCTTCTCCAGAACGACGCGCACATGCAGCATCTAGGTGTCATGGAGCGCGTGTGTGCCCTCCCTCCATGCCTCTAGCAGGAACGTGACGCCGTCCACAGTGATCGAGCCCCGCTGCACGACGAGGTCCTTGTGGGCCAGTAGGTTGAAGTGGATGAAGAAGTCCTCCGGGTCGTGGCTGGTGACGCGGAGGAGGTGCGTTGGGATCCGGAACTCCTTCTCCACCGCCCGGCCGATGGAAAGGGGGCTGGCGGCGTGCAGCTTGCTGACCGCGGTGACCACGACCGCGTGCTGCTGCAGCACGAAGATATGCTCCTCCATCTCCGGCGTGGAGGCGATCACCTTGTGGCTGTTGCGCGACCGGTGCCCGTGGTCGATGCAGATCATCTTGTGGACATCGCCATGAACGACTCATCAACCCCACAAGTTTTTTATTGGACCGATGATAAGGGTTTGTACATGAGTTATTGAAAGCGAGGTGACTTTAGGGGGAGCTGACCCCCAAACCTTAGGATTTAGGCCCAGGGTGTGGCCTTCTTTTGGGAGTAATAGTACAAAACTACCACCttggggctagggttacacaaagctATCACTTTTTTTAAATTCCCTAAAACCAAGCATTTTCTGGTTGGCTGTTTCAAAAACGCAAATTGTTGAATTGTTAACTCGACAAGTCCACGTCAGCGCTAGAAAGACGGTGCATAGAGGTAGGCTTTTCTATTGGTTTCTTTTACTGGTTGAATCATTAACCTGTTTTGGGAAGAAGGTTCCCAAAAAGGGCTTTTTTCTATTGGTTTCTTTTACTggtattttttcctttttttgtttttcgtaaattcacattttttttaaaaatgttcaagtTTCAAATTTTATTGAgaatttcaaaaaattgttcGGAATTTAGATTTTTTTCGTTCATGTTTCTAAAAAatattcaaaatttcaaaaacaattaaccttttcaaaaaaataaaacttcAAAAATTATTCAGAATTTTCCAAAATGTTCGGAATTTAAAACATTTTCACACTTCTCTAAAAATGTTCACACTTAAAAAAATATCAAAATTTGTGTTTTTAAGTAAAGTTTGCAATTTAAAATTTGTTCACAatgtcaaaaaatgttcacatctttcaaaaaaaatgtttgttCTTTTTAAAGAAGATTGATATTTAAAAACTGGTTTGCGTTCAAAAAAAGTTCTGATTTTCAAACATTATTGACCTTATAAAAATTCGTTCACAATTTCTAAGAAATGTTCGTTTAAAAAATATGTTTGGGTCTGCCGCCTGAGTTTGTTCTTAAATATCCACGCTATTTAATTTTCACGTACACCCTATAGCTCGACTGAAAGATGGTCAATAGATTGAGGTCAAGTTTGTATCCCTTTGAAGGCATTTTTGTGAATTTATTATACACCGTTGTGCTGCAATATTGAACGAGCATGCTCGCGTAATGGGTCGGCCTAGTCGGGGCTCCATGCGTGCGTCGCGGGCATATCTGACGCAAAATGCGTCAAATAGGAGCTCCCCGCTATAGTACACCGTCAACATAGCTCAAGGTGCAACATTCAAGCTTGCAAATTATTGTGCAGTCTGATTCTTCCGAGGCTTTAGCATGcttaggccttgtacaatgctaAGTGCTTAGGgaggtgcttagaaaaataaaccgggtttttctgaagcaccggtgcctatttcTATACGAGAGACACCTAATTAAGCGTCTGCCCTGTAtaaataagcaccggtgcttcAGGAAAGTCTGTTTATTTCTCCAAGCACCTGTCCTACCTTCCGAGGTTTTAGCATGcttaggccttgtacaatgctaGGTGCTTAGGggggtgcttagaaaaataaaccgggtttttctgaagcaccggtgcctatttcTATACGAGAGACACCTAATTAAGCGTCTGCCCTGTACAAATAAGCACGGGTGCTTCAGGAAAGTCTGTTTATTTCTCCAAGCACCTCTCCTAGCTTGCTCAGCGTATGGCCATCTAGTTGCTGAAATCTAAGCAATGATGGGAAACCGAAAGTTTATTCCTCAGAAGCTTCGTAGGGAACAAAATAGGGTAGCAGATCGATTGGCGACATATAGTCGTACTGAGTGTAGCATTGTTGTATGGCTACACAGAGTACCCCCATGTATAGAGGAGCTCTTGCCTCTTTATTGTAACCCTATCATTTTGGAATAAAACTCTTTTCCCCCTGCAAAAAAAAGCTCAAGTTGCAAATGAGCGGGTTGCAGTGAACGGCTGACGCAGCAACATGGCCTTTTCCTCTCGTTTGGACCTAATGCACGAGTGGCCCAGTGTAGAAGAAATAGTTAGTTAGGCCTTGCATGGGCAGTGAAAATAAGGCCCACTATGCTGGCCCGTGTATTTCTAGAATACTGGCCCGTATTTATTTTTTGAAGTTCGATACTGTTACAAACATTTCTGCTTCATGCAAGCAATCAGAATATCAGACAGATCACAGAAGCATGTTTTGGTGTGCATCAGTGCATGGTGCAATCTGTTGCTTGTAGACATCGAAGGAGCAATGGAGTTCTAACAGAAAGAAGAACAAGTTTTCTTTCTGGTGTGTAATTGTTTCATAGCCTTACAGGAGCTCCCTAGACAGGGTCATGTACCACACAACAACTCATACATATCAGAGGGGATGATCAAGCGGTAAATCATTCCTCCGGATTTATGCAAGCGCATCGAGTTTTGTTGTTCTCCGAATTGCGATGAGCAACCGCGGTGGCCTCCCTGTCGGCGACGGCAAGCAATTCCTGGCTTGTTCGCAAGAGGAGACGCGTGACTCTCCTGTGCTTCCTACTGCAGCAAGCACTCGCAGCTTCAACCTACAAGCTAGCTCTAATGCCCCCATCATCTTGACCAGATCCTGAGTAGTGTCACAGCTGTGACTATGAGTGAGTAGTGTCTGTTGTACTGTCGTCTCCTCCTGGCGCTCAGACTCTGGAGCACGCCGCTGTAGCTGGGCCGCCCCTCGTCTCCCTGGTGTTGTAGGAGCTGCACCCAGGACACTTTTGCGCCAGGACGTGGAAGCGCACGCTCGACGTCGCCCCGCAGTCGTTGCAGAGGATCCATAcctggaagaagaagaagaaacacaTCGCTGTTTGTTCAGGTTCCAGCATTGGCAAGATGGTTACACGGTGTGGTCGTCGGTTTGTTGCTTACCATCTTCTTCTGGTAGAACTCTGGCATCGGCGTGGCGGCGACCTCCTGGTCGAGCTTCTGCCACGCATCCGTCATGTCGCAGGCCGACCGTGAGCAGACCGGGCACGAGAAGCTGGGGAAAACAAACCAACCAACCAACCAAGCATCTTGATCAGATCAGAGCATCTCGTCCATTTCATGTGAACAAACAATTGTCTGAAGAAATGCTTACTGGTGATGAACCCTCATCTCGTTCAGGCATTCCAAATGGATCGTGTGCCCGCAGTGCAGTACGCTGATGTCCATGGTCGAGTCAAATAGGTACTGCGAATCAAAAACATGGTTGTCTTTAAAGATCAAGAATAGCTAAATCAGGAGTGTTTAGGGCCTTGATTAGAGCAAAGCCTCACCTCGAAGCAGACAGGGCAGTTGTGATGCATTGCTCGTTCCACACAATGATGAGAGTCCTTCAAAACATTGCTGTAGCAACACCCTGTTAGTGAACAAGGACATGATTGCTGTTAGAGCCATCTTTAATGGAGAGACATGCCATGAAAAGCTTACAACACAGTAACTTTCACACCCAACGCACCGCATTTTTCGCAGTGGAAGAAGTTGTCTATGCCGCCAGTTCTGAAAAAGGAGAACAATGTATCCAACATTTGATCATTCTGGAAGAGAAAAACAGTAAACGTTTCGACGAAAAGAAGGATCGCTGTAAATTAAATTAGGCTCTTGCCTGCAGATGCCGCATCCATCGCAGTGATACTGCTTCTTTGAGATCTGTAATAACAAGGTAACATAGCTGTCAGACATCGAAAATGAAAATGCTTAATAGAGTAACTATTCCTTGGCTCAGGAATGTGAACACGCTTACATCGTCGTCAAAGAAGTTGCATTTTTCACAGAAGTATTTTCCCATGCATGCCCCGCAACCGGAGCAGTTCTGTTGCACCTGTTGATCGAAACGAGCAGTTTTCATGTCATGTCATGCCATTAGTACAGTCAAAAGGTGAAAATTACTGTAGAATTATACGTACATCCTGTTCTTTGTTGCAGAGAGAGCAGATAACCTGTGATACATCACAAAGTAGAATAGCTTCAGTAACTATgtgattttttttatatttttttgcgAATAAACTATGTGAGTTCGTATGATTCCTACTGACTACAGTTTTCTTtggagagaaaaaagagagacaaTAAGAAGTCCACTATAATTGCCCAATATAATTATGTGACCAGAGAGGTGGTGGACATGGACAAATGGTGGAGCTAGCTAGTACATGGCTACAGGATGCAATCATGGCCTTCAATTATGCGCCAGCTCAATCAGTGAAGTGCCGTTAAATCGAAAATTAATCTTGATTGACAGCGAAGTATCCTTTGTCTTTTCCATTTCTTCCACTTTCCCCTTTCTCCAAGCCGCCTTCGTTGTGGTGACGCCGACACATCGTCGCATCCGCATGGACCTACCTAACAATCATGTGGAGTCGATGACCACGCCGGCCGGCCACTTGCGCCGATTCTGATGGCGAGAATCGAATATAAAACAGAAATATCAAGACCCGGCGGGTCATCCAAGATAAACCTTATCTGACGAAACGGGGCGGAAAAAAGATCTTGGGATGGGCGACCGGGCTCCCTTGGCCACTGCATGGCAGTTGGTGCCTTGGAACTGTCCATGCGTGCACAGCCATAACCATCGGATTGGAAGGGAGTGGGCAAGTGGGATTGCAATTCTACCGCCGGTACCCgagtggaggaggaggaagaaggtcGAAGGCATACAGCAAGACATGGAATGACTGGGGTTCAATTCAGTAAGAGAGGGGGATAAGGAGCACGCACCTTGCTGATTTCGTGGCGGGGGATCTCGTGCCGGTCGAGGAGGTCCACCTCCAGCGAATTCTGCAGCAACAGGCCCAAATGTTTCAGAACTTGTCCGAATTCAGAGCACAGCCCGAGCGACCGCGAAATCGCGCGGCATGGTGTTGGCGTTGGCGAGAAAGAAAAGGGTGCTCTATGCAGACCTTAGCTTGGTTGTGGCAATGCCGGCAGCCGAAGACCTCGCCGCAGCAGGGCGCCCGTATCCTGCACCTCCTCGTGTAATGCTCGCAGCTTCACCCGGAAACCACGAATCAGCGGCAAACCCGACAGAGACCATCTCTGAGTCTCGAACCGAAAAGCTGGTTggtttgatttgatttgcttaccCGTGCTGCTCTGCCCCAAAATCCATCTGTCCGGCCGTCTCTGCTTCCTCCGGGTTTCCTCTCTCTGGGAGGGGAGAGGAGAGCCGACACCTCCGCCGGAAGGAAGGAAGGAATCGGAGTCCGGGAGAGGCTCGCTGCCGTACGTCCGCGCACGCGGGAATTAATAAGAAGAATGGGGAGCGCGTGTTGGAGGAGAAGCGCGGGACGCGGGCCGGATATATAGGCAGAGAGGGGCTGGACCTGGACCAGCTTCTTTGTTTTTTCATTTCATTCAGGAGCTGAAGTTTTGTTTGTGTTCCAGCATATGGGATGGCCGCCACCTTCTTTCCATGATGTGAATCCCAAGTACAATACTCTCTATAACGTACTAAGACTATCCATAATGAGAGTAACATAaatagtaacatcacacatatatctagataaaatagatgatgtggcaagcaataaataaAGAAATGAAtgacaatgggtagtaacatacactagtaacatgcccatgttactagtctatgttattATCTTTATAGTGGgaagtaacatatgtgtggtaacatggagcacttcatttattaggcatAGACACATTTTatcttgatatgtgtgatgttactcatactagtagtaactagttatgttactacatgtcttttttttttcatttattgcttgccacatcatctattttatctagatatgtgtgatgttactacctatgttactcccactgtgggtagtcttactagtagtatgagtaacatcacacatatcaaggcaaaatgagtctataacctaataaatgaagtgttgcatgttatcAGATATGTTACTCCTCACTATAGAGGTAgcaacatagactagtaacatgtgcatgttactaatctatgttactacccattgtggccaGTTTAAAAGGAATACCCCAGaagattttcaaaaaaaaaaaggaTTTTCCCTTTGAGATGCAGTGGACATAACCATAAACTCGCTCACATGTCAACTCTTTTACTTGACGATATGATCGAAGCAAACTTGTTGCTCCTCCCTCACGACTTGGTCACTGTTATTACCATTATTACTGTTGTGAAATTATAAATTATTTTAATGGCATGGCTAGTACTGTCCGATGGGTGATGCACTTAGACGTGAGCTGGAAAAGCTAATTGTACGTATCAACCCGTCAATCCCCATCCGTATCAACAAAAATAATGCAAGTTGGCAGCAGCATAAGCGCCCACGGAATGGAATGGTTTTCCGGAGTCGGCGGGAGGGGAGGTCGGCCCCGGACCAGTTCGGACGGCGCCGTGGCTGGATGCGGATTAGGATGACGGCGGTTACACGTAGGAGCGGATAGGATGCGGGGTCGCCGGATAAACCTGCCAACTAGGACCAGCTTGTGCACGACCATTCAAGGTTACCCTACccatatttttttccttttttaaaCAACCTAGATTATATAAAGTGCAGCTGCAATTTTTTTTTTTGTGTTTTGAGATTGGTCACAGCAAGGGCATCTTCAACGCTGATCCTAAAATGGACACCGTAAATATCTTTTTTTTGTCCAGACGTTGTCCGTGGACATGATGCGGGAGTCGGTCATCCATTGTTATTTTCAAATTAATCTGGTTGGGACGAGAAAGAGGAGAGGGGGACCATGCGTGGTAGGATTTTATGGTATGGTGTTCGGTTGCGAGGAGAGAGAAGAGGGTGGCATGCATGTGAATGTGAAGGgggagaaaaaaagagaaggatCACATGGTTATTTTTGGTTGGTCAAGTGGATGTCCGGACTCCCGCAAGGCCCTCACGTTTGATAGGTCAGGCCCACCTCAAATTGCACAAAAATCCCCCT is drawn from Aegilops tauschii subsp. strangulata cultivar AL8/78 chromosome 1, Aet v6.0, whole genome shotgun sequence and contains these coding sequences:
- the LOC109737002 gene encoding E3 ubiquitin-protein ligase RZFP34, which gives rise to MKKQRSWSRSSPSLPIYPARVPRFSSNTRSPFFLLIPACADVRQRASPGLRFLPSFRRRCRLSSPLPERGNPEEAETAGQMDFGAEQHGCEHYTRRCRIRAPCCGEVFGCRHCHNQAKNSLEVDLLDRHEIPRHEISKVICSLCNKEQDVQQNCSGCGACMGKYFCEKCNFFDDDISKKQYHCDGCGICRTGGIDNFFHCEKCGCCYSNVLKDSHHCVERAMHHNCPVCFEYLFDSTMDISVLHCGHTIHLECLNEMRVHHHFSCPVCSRSACDMTDAWQKLDQEVAATPMPEFYQKKMVWILCNDCGATSSVRFHVLAQKCPGCSSYNTRETRGGPATAACSRV